In Sporichthya brevicatena, the sequence CGATTCGGCCACGTGGAGCTCGACGACCTGCCGGAGGACCTGCGGGAGCGGATCGCCCCCATCGCGGAGAAGTCGGGGTTCGTGCCCAACGTCTTCCGTGCGCTGGGGACGCGTCCACGCGAGCTGCGTGCCTTCCTCGACTACCACGACGCGCTCATGGACTCCGACGAAGGACTGTCCCGCGCGGAGCGGGAGCTCATCGTCGTCGCGACGTCGGCCGCGAACAACTGCACGTACTGCGTCGTCGCGCACGGGGCGGTGCTGCGGATCCGGGCGAAGGACCCGCAGATCGCCGACCGCGTCGCGGCGAACCCGTACACGGTCGCGCTGACCCCGCGTCAGCGGGCGATCGTCGACCTGGCGCTGATTATCGCCACCGCGTCCGACCAGCTCACCGCCGACGATCTCGATCTGGCCCGGGCCGCGGGGCTGACGGACGACGAGATCTGGGACATCGGGGCGATCACGGCCCTGTTCGCGATGTCGAACCGGCTGGCGCACCTCGGGGCGATCGAGCCGAACGACGAGTTCTTCGCGATGGGCCGTCTGCCGCGCTGATCGCCCGCTCGGCGCCCGGTCCCGCGCATTTCGGCCCCGGCGGACGTAAGGTCTTCGCCGTGGATTCCTCGGTTCTGCGCGCGGCGACGCGCGACGCGTTCAAGAAGGTCGGCGTGCACACCCCGGGCTGGGAGGACCCCCGCCCGGGCGGTGAACCCCCGGACGACGCCGACTTCGAAAAGTGCGACGACCCCGCCAAGTTCCGGATTCTCGCCGCCCGCGCCGAGGCTTGGTGCGAGGCGCTGACCCAGACGGGTCTGGCCGAGCGGGAGAACCTGGAGCCGGCCGACGAGCTGTGGCAGGAGCTCCCGGAGACGCCGCCGGACATCCGCATCGTTCGGCTGCGCCCGAAGAAGGCCGCCTCCGTGCCCCTGGTGTTCGGCTTCGGCTGGCTGATGGGCGAGCCCGAGGCGTACGTCGTCGTCGGTGCGGGGGAGCCTGCCGCTGTCATCTCGCTGCAGCCCCAGTGCGCTTGCGACGCCTGTGACATCGGGTCGGACCTGCTGCTCCAGGACTTCGACGACATCGTCATGAACATCGTCAGCGGCCAGCTCGTCCACGTGACGGCCGACCAGTTCACCATCCACACCTCGCCGCAGGGCCCGGTCGTCGACGGCCAGCTCGCCGGTCAGACCACCTCCGACCTCGAGCAGCTCTTCGCCGACGTCCGCGCCGGCAAGTCCCAGTACCCGTCGGTCTACGGCGCCCGGTGGTGGTGACGGGCCCGCAGCCTGGCCGGTGCGTCGGCCGGTGCGTCAGTCCGTGAGGAAGTCGCCGATCGCGGCGGCGAGCTCGGGGCGGGTGACCGCACCCATGTGGGTGCCCGGGATCGGGAGAAAGTAGCCCTCGCCGAGGGCGTCGGCGAGGCCGGGGCCCGAGCCGTTGTCGTCCTCGGTCCCGAGGATCACGGCGGTGGGCACGTCGATCGCCGCGAGGTCCGCGGGGGAGTTGGCGACCTGCGTGTCGACGACGTGCACCAGTGCCTTCGGGTCCCCGCCGGTCGTGCGGAGGAACGCCTGGGTGAGGAACTCCGGCGTCCCGTGCGGGTAGGCCTCGGTCGCGGTGAGGACGTCGACGAAGTGCTGGCGGTTGCGCAGCGGGTGGAGCATGCCGTCGAGGCCCATGCCGGCGACGATCGCCCGCCGCGGCCGGGCCCCGCGCACGAGCATCCGCACGACCGTCCGCGCCCCGAGGGAGTACCCGCCGAGGTCGTAGTCGGTCAGCCCGAGGTGCTCCAGGAGCGCCTCGCCGTCCTCGGCGAGCACGTCCGGGTAGTACGCCGACGCCTCGTGGGGCTTCGCGCTCTCCCCGTGGGCCCGCAGGTCCGGCATCACCACCCGGAACCCGCGCTCGGCCAGCGCCGCCGCGTGCCCGTACTTGATCCAGTTCACGAACCCGTTCGAGAAGAACCCGTGGATCAGGACCAGCGGCCGCCCATCACCCACCTCCCGGTACGCGAGCTCGGCACCGTCACGGCCTCGGAAGTGCTGCACGGGGAGATCCACACGCTCATTCTCCCCGTCAGGCCTGCTGCACTCCCCACAGGAGTGCGACGTGGGAGGCGTCGGTCCCGCAGCACCCGCCGAGGGTGGTGACGCTCGGCAGGGTCGCGAGCAGGGCCTCGGTCGAGGACCGCAGCAGGGGGCGGTCGCCCTCGTCGAGAATCTCCATCGCATCGAGCTCCTCGTGGGTGAGGGTCGACGCGTTCGGGCGGAACGTCGTGATCCGCTGTTGCCAGTCCCCGCCGTCGAGGCCGGGGGAGACGTGGGTCGGGTGCGCGCAGTTGACCCCGAACCAGTCCGGTGCGGCCGCCGCGTCGACCGAGGCGACCGCAGCGCTCAGGGGCGTGCCGTCAGGCAGGCGGCCGTCGGTCTCGACGGTGAACGAGATGCCGACCGGCAGGCCCGCGGCGCGCGCGGCGCGCACGATGCCGATCGCCTCAGCGGGGCCGGTCATCGTCATGGCGTGCACGACGTCGACGCCGGCGGCGGCGAAGGCGTTGATCTGCGGGGCGTGGTACTCCGCCGCCTCGTCCGCCTCGGTGCCCGCGGCGACGTAGCCGTCACCGCGCGGACCGATGGAGCCGCTGACGCGAAGCGGAACGTCCGTGGGTGTGCTGCGAACGAGATCGACCGCGGCCTGGTTGACCCGGTCGAGCGCCGCCGCGTCGTAGCCGACCTTGGCGCCCCAGTCCGCGTTCGCCCGCCAGGTGGGTGTCTCGAGCACGAGCCCGGCGCCGGCCGCCGCGGCGATCGCGGCGTACTGCACGAAGTAGTCGGTGAGCAGTTTTCGGCCGTTCGAGTCCTCGACGAGAGGGAACGCCGCGAACTCCGGGAGGTCGACCCCGTGATGGAACAGCAGGTCGGTCTCCAGTCCGCCGTCGGTG encodes:
- a CDS encoding peroxidase-related enzyme (This protein belongs to a clade of uncharacterized proteins related to peroxidases such as the alkylhydroperoxidase AhpD.); protein product: MTEQISRFGHVELDDLPEDLRERIAPIAEKSGFVPNVFRALGTRPRELRAFLDYHDALMDSDEGLSRAERELIVVATSAANNCTYCVVAHGAVLRIRAKDPQIADRVAANPYTVALTPRQRAIVDLALIIATASDQLTADDLDLARAAGLTDDEIWDIGAITALFAMSNRLAHLGAIEPNDEFFAMGRLPR
- a CDS encoding DUF6226 family protein, with product MDSSVLRAATRDAFKKVGVHTPGWEDPRPGGEPPDDADFEKCDDPAKFRILAARAEAWCEALTQTGLAERENLEPADELWQELPETPPDIRIVRLRPKKAASVPLVFGFGWLMGEPEAYVVVGAGEPAAVISLQPQCACDACDIGSDLLLQDFDDIVMNIVSGQLVHVTADQFTIHTSPQGPVVDGQLAGQTTSDLEQLFADVRAGKSQYPSVYGARWW
- a CDS encoding alpha/beta fold hydrolase, coding for MQHFRGRDGAELAYREVGDGRPLVLIHGFFSNGFVNWIKYGHAAALAERGFRVVMPDLRAHGESAKPHEASAYYPDVLAEDGEALLEHLGLTDYDLGGYSLGARTVVRMLVRGARPRRAIVAGMGLDGMLHPLRNRQHFVDVLTATEAYPHGTPEFLTQAFLRTTGGDPKALVHVVDTQVANSPADLAAIDVPTAVILGTEDDNGSGPGLADALGEGYFLPIPGTHMGAVTRPELAAAIGDFLTD
- a CDS encoding homocysteine S-methyltransferase family protein is translated as MLQWVTDGGLETDLLFHHGVDLPEFAAFPLVEDSNGRKLLTDYFVQYAAIAAAAGAGLVLETPTWRANADWGAKVGYDAAALDRVNQAAVDLVRSTPTDVPLRVSGSIGPRGDGYVAAGTEADEAAEYHAPQINAFAAAGVDVVHAMTMTGPAEAIGIVRAARAAGLPVGISFTVETDGRLPDGTPLSAAVASVDAAAAPDWFGVNCAHPTHVSPGLDGGDWQQRITTFRPNASTLTHEELDAMEILDEGDRPLLRSSTEALLATLPSVTTLGGCCGTDASHVALLWGVQQA